A genomic window from Streptomyces sp. 846.5 includes:
- a CDS encoding ATP/GTP-binding protein, producing MPSRTSDQPLPLRETARDALKIVIVGGFGAGKTTLVNSVSEIRPLSTEEVMTQAGIGIDDREGVLTKTTTTVAFDFGRITLDDEKVLYLFGAPGQERFWFLWDRLFAGTLGAVVLVDTRRLSDCWYAIDRLEHHGLPFVVARNNFGEPTHSLEQVRTALSLGPDVPLLDCDARKRESSGDVLIALVRHLHSLSHALEPTP from the coding sequence TTGCCCTCCAGAACCTCTGACCAGCCGCTACCGCTCAGGGAAACCGCCAGGGACGCCCTGAAGATCGTCATCGTGGGCGGCTTCGGCGCGGGCAAGACCACCCTGGTCAACTCCGTCAGCGAGATCCGTCCGCTCAGCACCGAGGAGGTGATGACGCAGGCCGGCATCGGCATCGACGACCGCGAGGGGGTGCTGACCAAGACCACCACCACGGTCGCCTTCGACTTCGGCCGGATCACCCTCGACGACGAGAAGGTGCTCTACCTCTTCGGCGCCCCGGGGCAGGAGCGCTTCTGGTTCCTCTGGGACCGGCTGTTCGCCGGCACCCTGGGCGCGGTCGTCCTGGTCGACACCCGCAGGCTCTCCGACTGCTGGTACGCCATCGACCGGCTGGAACACCACGGCCTGCCCTTCGTGGTGGCCCGCAACAACTTCGGCGAGCCGACCCACTCCCTGGAGCAGGTACGCACGGCTCTGTCACTCGGCCCGGACGTCCCGCTGCTGGACTGCGACGCGCGGAAGCGGGAGTCGAGCGGGGACGTCCTGATCGCCCTCGTCCGCCACCTGCACTCCCTCTCCCACGCCCTGGAGCCCACCCCGTGA